From the Nodularia sp. NIES-3585 genome, one window contains:
- the alaS gene encoding alanine--tRNA ligase: protein MPSNPQKLSGNAIRDLFLNFFAERGHQILPSASLVPEDPTVLLTIAGMLPFKPIFLGQRTAEFNRATTSQKCIRTNDIENVGRTKRHHTFFEMLGNFSFGDYFKPQAIAWGWELSTQVFGLPPEKLVVSVFEDDDEAYNIWRDDIGVPEARIKRMGEDDNFWVSGHTGPCGPCSEIYYDFHPELGDENIDLEDDTRFIEFYNLVFMQYNRDAEGNLTPLQNKNIDTGMGLERMAQILQQVPNNYETDLIFPIIETAAKIAGINYHKSDETTKVSLKVIGDHVRSVVQMIADEIRASNVGRGYVLRRLIRRVVRHGRLLGITSEFITQVAETAISLSESAYPNVRQREAAIKAELQREEENFLRTLDRGEKLLEEIIQEVKQQGKTSISGESAFTLYDTFGFPLELTQEIAAENQLTVDEAGFNAEMQKQVERAKAAHETIDLTVQGSLDKLAEHIQATEFIGYTQPAATAKVEAILIDGISQEEAEAGTEIQIVLNQTPFYAESGGQIGDKGYISGDGVVVRVEDVKRESDFFIHFGRIERGTIRVGDTVTAQIDGTCRRRAEANHTATHLLQAALKKLVDDSISQAGSLVSFDRLRFDFNCPRGLTAAEVEQVEAQVNTWIAEAHTANIEVLPIAEAKARGAVAMFGEKYGEEVRVIDFPSVSMELCGGTHVSNTAEIGIFKIISEAGVASGVRRIEAVSGPAILDYLNVRDKVVKDLSDRFKVKPEELPERITTLQTELRNSEKQLATLKSQLAIAKSDSLLQTVESVGDYQILVAQMEDVDPESLKTAAERLLQKIGNGAVVLGSVPEAGKVSIVAAFSAEVNKKGLQAGKFVGAIAKICGGGGGGRPNLAQAGGRDASKLPEALAKAHSDLLSALS from the coding sequence ATGCCTTCTAATCCCCAGAAACTCAGCGGTAATGCAATTCGCGATTTATTTCTTAACTTTTTTGCGGAAAGAGGACACCAAATACTCCCCAGCGCTTCCCTCGTCCCGGAAGACCCCACAGTGCTGCTGACAATCGCGGGGATGCTACCATTTAAACCGATATTTTTGGGACAGCGCACAGCAGAATTTAATCGCGCCACCACATCGCAAAAGTGCATCCGTACCAACGACATCGAAAATGTGGGACGCACCAAACGCCATCATACATTTTTTGAGATGTTGGGTAACTTCAGCTTTGGGGATTATTTTAAACCACAAGCGATCGCCTGGGGATGGGAATTATCCACCCAAGTTTTCGGCTTACCACCAGAAAAGCTAGTTGTCAGCGTCTTTGAAGATGATGATGAAGCTTATAATATTTGGCGCGATGACATCGGCGTACCGGAAGCTAGAATTAAGCGCATGGGCGAAGATGATAACTTTTGGGTATCTGGACACACAGGCCCCTGTGGTCCTTGTTCCGAAATTTATTATGATTTTCACCCGGAACTGGGAGATGAAAACATTGATTTAGAAGACGATACCCGGTTTATCGAGTTTTATAACCTGGTTTTCATGCAATATAACCGGGATGCTGAAGGTAATTTAACACCTCTGCAAAACAAAAACATTGATACCGGCATGGGTTTGGAAAGGATGGCGCAAATCCTGCAACAAGTCCCGAATAACTACGAAACTGATTTAATTTTCCCGATTATTGAGACAGCAGCAAAAATTGCGGGAATTAACTACCACAAAAGCGACGAAACCACCAAAGTTTCCTTAAAAGTTATTGGTGATCATGTACGTTCTGTGGTACAAATGATAGCTGATGAAATTCGCGCCTCCAACGTGGGACGGGGTTATGTGCTGCGGCGATTAATTCGGCGGGTGGTTCGTCATGGGCGATTATTGGGAATTACCAGTGAATTTATTACCCAAGTTGCCGAAACTGCAATTTCCCTCTCAGAATCAGCTTACCCCAATGTCCGGCAACGGGAAGCAGCAATTAAAGCGGAGTTGCAACGAGAAGAAGAAAATTTCCTCAGAACTTTGGATAGAGGCGAAAAACTTTTAGAAGAAATCATCCAAGAGGTGAAACAGCAAGGCAAAACCTCTATTAGCGGTGAAAGTGCCTTTACTTTATATGATACCTTTGGTTTTCCCCTGGAACTGACTCAAGAAATCGCCGCAGAAAATCAGCTAACTGTGGATGAAGCAGGATTTAACGCCGAAATGCAAAAGCAGGTGGAACGTGCCAAAGCTGCCCACGAAACCATTGATTTAACTGTGCAAGGTTCTCTGGATAAGTTAGCTGAACACATCCAAGCGACGGAATTTATCGGTTATACCCAACCTGCGGCGACAGCGAAAGTTGAAGCCATATTAATAGATGGGATTTCCCAAGAGGAAGCAGAAGCCGGGACAGAAATTCAAATTGTTCTCAACCAAACCCCATTTTATGCCGAATCTGGGGGACAAATTGGAGATAAAGGTTATATCTCCGGTGATGGTGTGGTGGTGCGTGTGGAAGATGTGAAAAGAGAATCTGACTTTTTTATCCACTTTGGACGCATAGAACGCGGTACAATCCGAGTAGGAGATACTGTAACTGCTCAAATTGATGGGACCTGTCGTCGTCGCGCTGAAGCTAACCATACTGCAACCCATTTGTTACAAGCGGCGTTAAAGAAACTTGTCGATGATAGTATATCTCAAGCCGGTTCCCTGGTTTCCTTTGATAGATTGCGCTTTGACTTTAACTGTCCCCGTGGTTTGACAGCAGCAGAAGTGGAACAAGTTGAAGCCCAGGTAAATACTTGGATTGCTGAGGCACATACTGCAAACATAGAAGTATTACCTATAGCAGAGGCTAAGGCTAGGGGTGCTGTGGCGATGTTTGGGGAAAAATACGGAGAAGAAGTGCGGGTGATTGACTTTCCTAGCGTTTCAATGGAACTCTGCGGTGGGACTCACGTCAGTAATACTGCGGAAATTGGCATATTTAAGATTATCTCCGAGGCGGGTGTGGCTTCTGGAGTGCGACGCATTGAGGCTGTATCTGGCCCGGCAATCTTGGATTATCTCAATGTTCGGGATAAAGTAGTTAAGGATTTAAGCGATCGCTTTAAAGTTAAACCCGAAGAATTACCAGAGAGAATTACAACTCTGCAAACTGAACTGAGAAATAGTGAGAAACAATTAGCCACACTGAAATCACAATTGGCGATCGCTAAATCAGACAGTTTGCTGCAAACTGTAGAATCTGTAGGCGATTATCAAATTTTGGTGGCGCAGATGGAAGACGTTGACCCAGAATCATTGAAAACTGCGGCGGAAAGGCTACTGCAAAAAATCGGTAACGGTGCAGTGGTGCTGGGTTCGGTTCCGGAAGCTGGGAAGGTGAGTATAGTTGCAGCCTTCAGTGCAGAGGTGAATAAAAAGGGACTGCAAGCGGGTAAATTTGTCGGTGCTATTGCGAAGATTTGCGGCGGTGGCGGTGGTGGAAGACCGAATTTAGCCCAAGCCGGCGGACGTGATGCGAGTAAGTTACCGGAGGCGTTAGCCAAGGCGCACAGTGATTTGCTCTCAGCCTTGAGTTAA
- a CDS encoding heavy-metal-associated domain-containing protein, translating to MALKLKVPDIACDNCAEKITESIHVMEPNALVDVDVENKTVTVDTSAAEESIKQVIVAAGFKIEGY from the coding sequence ATGGCACTAAAACTAAAAGTTCCAGACATTGCGTGTGATAATTGTGCAGAAAAAATCACCGAATCTATCCACGTCATGGAACCTAACGCCCTAGTAGATGTCGATGTTGAAAATAAAACTGTCACCGTAGATACTTCTGCGGCTGAAGAATCTATCAAACAGGTAATCGTTGCTGCTGGATTTAAAATTGAAGGTTATTGA
- a CDS encoding ATP-dependent Zn protease has product MSQTALNLVAISIFLMTLSVLLGPLIHLSPAVPALATFAILGIATFDNFSLQGQGGTIILDWIASFSPEHRDRIIHHEAGHFLTAHLLDIPVTGYTLSAWEAWKQGQPGQGGVSFDDGELATQLERGTISAQIIDRYCTIWMAGIVAETLVFNQAEGGADDKTKLAGVLAGLGFSESDSLQKQRFHLLQAKNLLQENWSSYEALVKSMQQRASVSDCQGVIEKFSACNQ; this is encoded by the coding sequence ATGAGTCAAACTGCTTTAAATTTAGTGGCAATATCTATATTTCTCATGACCTTATCAGTGCTGTTGGGGCCATTAATTCATCTGTCCCCCGCAGTCCCAGCACTGGCTACCTTCGCTATTTTGGGAATAGCCACTTTCGATAATTTCAGTTTGCAAGGTCAAGGAGGTACTATAATACTAGATTGGATTGCTAGTTTTTCTCCTGAACACCGCGATCGCATTATCCACCACGAAGCGGGACATTTTCTCACAGCGCATCTGCTGGATATTCCTGTGACTGGCTATACCCTCAGCGCTTGGGAAGCTTGGAAACAAGGACAACCAGGACAAGGTGGTGTTAGCTTTGATGATGGTGAATTAGCAACTCAATTAGAACGAGGGACAATCAGCGCCCAAATCATCGACCGCTATTGTACAATTTGGATGGCGGGGATTGTGGCGGAAACTTTAGTTTTTAATCAAGCTGAAGGTGGGGCTGATGATAAAACCAAGCTAGCTGGAGTCTTAGCAGGTTTAGGTTTTTCAGAATCAGATTCTTTGCAGAAACAACGGTTTCACCTTCTGCAAGCCAAAAATTTACTGCAAGAAAATTGGTCTAGTTACGAAGCTTTGGTAAAATCGATGCAGCAACGCGCTTCTGTGAGTGATTGTCAGGGTGTGATTGAGAAGTTTTCAGCTTGTAATCAATAA